A window of Garra rufa chromosome 16, GarRuf1.0, whole genome shotgun sequence contains these coding sequences:
- the LOC141288116 gene encoding proteinase-activated receptor 4 yields MHYTIACQQPLAVGGGVKKRPSGSRALPLFNGSIPDELKEQIQSYSFTLVVPLLCLFAFLIGLPSNLLALWVLLLRTKKLPSTILLINLTICDLLLLMVLPFRIVYHFLGNNWTFGEAFCRVVIGVLYGNMYGSVVCLALIAVDRYVALVHPFGAKTLRSNKNSVCMSVVVWIVVLAAVVPLLASQQSYKINNFPITTCHDALPIEQQKNYFLPYFATLFLLCFLLPLLVVLFCYSAVLRTLMAEGQRFVRAIVVTVLMLMVFVVFLLPSNILLFLHYSTSDFNLYVPYQIALSFSTFNSCIDPFIFYYVSKDFRKKLWEALRCSGSDSESSESRTKMTLLSKMSRTEGAA; encoded by the coding sequence GGAGTCGGGCCTTGCCTCTGTTTAATGGCTCAATTCCAGATGAGCTTAAGGAGCAGATCCAGAGCTACAGCTTTACACTAGTGGTTCCTCTTCTCTGCCTCTTCGCCTTTTTGATCGGGCTCCCATCGAACTTGTTGGCCCTCTGGGTGCTGCTCTTGCGAACCAAGAAGCTCCCATCCACCATTTTGCTGATCAACCTCACCATCTGCGATCTTCTGCTACTGATGGTGCTCCCTTTCCGTATCGTCTACCACTTCCTGGGCAACAACTGGACATTTGGAGAAGCATTCTGCCGTGTTGTAATTGGGGTCCTCTATGGAAACATGTACGGCTCAGTGGTTTGTCTGGCACTGATCGCTGTGGATCGCTACGTAGCTCTTGTTCACCCTTTTGGTGCCAAGACCCTTCGAAGTAATAAAAATTCTGTCTGTATGAGTGTTGTGGTTTGGATAGTGGTTTTAGCTGCTGTTGTGCCCTTGTTAGCCTCACAACAGTCCTATAAGATAAACAACTTTCCTATAACAACCTGCCATGATGCACTACCCATAGAACAGCAGAAAAACTACTTCCTGCCATACTTTGCTACTCTCTTCTTACTCTGCTTCCTGCTTCCACTGCTGGTTGTGCTGTTTTGCTATTCTGCGGTCTTGCGTACCCTTATGGCTGAAGGGCAGCGTTTTGTTCGTGCGATTGTAGTGACTGTGCTAATGTTAATGGTTTTTGTGGTTTTCTTATTGCCTAGTAACATTCTCTTGTTTTTGCATTACTCCACATCAGATTTTAACCTTTATGTTCCGTACCAGATCGCTTTGTCTTTCAGCACCTTCAACAGCTGTATCGATCCTTTCATCTTTTATTATGTGTCTAAGGATTTCAGAAAGAAGTTATGGGAGGCTCTCAGATGTTCTGGGTCTGATTCAGAGTCCTCAGAATCTAGGACAAAGATGACATTATTATCAAAGATGAGCAGGACTGAAGGAGCTGCTTGA